A stretch of the Actinopolymorpha sp. NPDC004070 genome encodes the following:
- the gvpJ gene encoding gas vesicle protein GvpJ, giving the protein MANRTLVTGSGGGTSLVDLLDRVVDRGVVVSGDIIISLAGIDLIQLNLRLLLIGLETANEMHRTNFEGRGAR; this is encoded by the coding sequence ATGGCTAACCGCACGCTCGTCACTGGATCGGGCGGGGGCACCAGCCTGGTGGACCTGCTGGACCGCGTCGTGGACCGCGGCGTGGTGGTGTCCGGCGACATCATCATCTCCCTGGCCGGTATCGACCTGATCCAGCTGAACCTCCGGTTGTTGCTGATCGGGCTGGAGACGGCCAACGAGATGCACCGCACCAACTTCGAGGGGAGGGGAGCGCGATGA
- a CDS encoding gas vesicle protein K, whose translation MTGPAHLPRLPDLRRTPRIDANAEDLGRGLGQLVVALLELVRDLLERQAIRRMDGGSLDDEEIERLGEALLELEDKFAELREIFGVEREGLRLPVDVDDLLDEHERLDTTGRHNSPWQL comes from the coding sequence ATGACCGGACCGGCACACCTGCCGCGGCTGCCGGACCTGCGGCGCACCCCTCGCATCGACGCGAACGCCGAGGACCTCGGTAGGGGACTCGGACAACTCGTCGTGGCTCTGCTCGAACTCGTCCGCGACCTCCTGGAGCGCCAGGCGATCCGGAGGATGGACGGCGGAAGCCTCGACGACGAGGAAATCGAACGCCTGGGGGAGGCGCTGCTCGAACTGGAAGACAAGTTCGCCGAGCTCCGGGAGATCTTCGGAGTCGAACGCGAAGGACTCCGGCTTCCGGTCGACGTCGACGACCTGCTCGACGAACACGAACGGCTCGACACCACAGGGAGGCACAACTCGCCATGGCAGCTGTAG
- the gvpJ gene encoding gas vesicle protein GvpJ has protein sequence MAAVATQGINRAPRPSSLADVLEVILDKGIVIDAYVRVALVGIEILTIDARIVIASVDTYLRFAEAVNRLDLGQQEDQVAGLPGLVREVTGDGNSSGSKAKGAISGIKESFSSDDDDDEDEDDDSGRERSTTRRRPSSSRSAPRTRRPSRQPQES, from the coding sequence ATGGCAGCTGTAGCGACGCAGGGAATCAACCGTGCGCCCCGGCCGAGCAGTCTTGCCGATGTCCTCGAGGTGATCCTCGACAAGGGCATCGTCATCGACGCCTACGTCCGGGTGGCGCTCGTGGGGATCGAGATTCTCACCATCGACGCCCGGATCGTGATCGCGAGCGTGGACACCTACCTCCGGTTCGCCGAGGCGGTCAACCGGCTGGACCTCGGTCAGCAGGAGGACCAGGTGGCGGGACTTCCGGGCCTGGTCCGGGAGGTGACCGGGGACGGCAACTCCTCCGGCAGCAAGGCCAAGGGCGCGATCAGCGGAATCAAGGAGTCGTTCTCCTCCGACGATGACGACGACGAGGACGAGGACGACGACTCCGGCCGCGAGCGCTCCACCACCCGTCGGCGGCCTTCGTCGAGCCGAAGCGCGCCGCGGACGCGGCGTCCCAGCCGGCAGCCGCAGGAGTCCTGA
- a CDS encoding GvpL/GvpF family gas vesicle protein — protein sequence MLLLHGVVPAGREIDEQGELADEEYQLVEDGDLAVLAREVAGEDELTEDDAVKFLDALVELVRGGPVLPLRFGTVAPDVDAVRSEVLAPAAEEFARALEATADLVELRLTFTLTDAAVQRLFSEDPELRAAVGRGGPGSEMSERIEVGQMVAQRLTEQRAQLVAAWVGRLGELTEDSKSISSSEEGWEQVALLVRRERLDELDEAVRTLTTEVDGLAELEYVGPLPLYSFDAIGLAGASTTAQAQQSRWGW from the coding sequence ATGTTGTTGTTGCACGGAGTGGTCCCGGCCGGCCGGGAGATCGACGAGCAGGGTGAGCTCGCGGACGAGGAGTACCAGCTCGTCGAGGACGGCGACCTGGCGGTCCTGGCCCGTGAGGTCGCCGGCGAGGACGAGCTGACCGAGGACGACGCGGTGAAGTTCCTCGACGCTCTGGTGGAGCTGGTGCGCGGCGGACCCGTCCTGCCGCTCCGCTTCGGAACGGTCGCGCCCGACGTGGACGCGGTGCGCTCGGAGGTGCTCGCGCCCGCGGCGGAGGAGTTCGCCCGGGCCCTGGAGGCGACGGCCGACCTGGTGGAGCTCCGGCTCACGTTCACCCTCACCGACGCGGCCGTCCAGCGGCTGTTCAGTGAGGACCCCGAGCTGCGCGCGGCGGTCGGCCGCGGCGGCCCGGGCAGTGAGATGTCGGAACGCATCGAGGTCGGGCAGATGGTCGCCCAGCGGCTCACCGAGCAGCGAGCTCAGCTCGTCGCCGCCTGGGTCGGGAGGCTGGGCGAACTCACCGAGGACTCGAAGTCGATCAGTTCGTCGGAGGAGGGCTGGGAGCAGGTGGCCCTCCTCGTTCGCCGGGAGCGGCTGGACGAGCTGGACGAGGCGGTCAGGACGCTCACCACCGAAGTGGACGGGCTGGCCGAGCTCGAGTACGTCGGACCGCTGCCGCTCTACAGCTTCGACGCGATCGGTCTGGCCGGCGCGTCGACCACAGCGCAGGCTCAGCAGTCCCGCTGGGGCTGGTGA